One genomic window of Actinoplanes lobatus includes the following:
- a CDS encoding S1 family peptidase has translation MRIRLLAAATGVIAALVAPSAAQAADPVTPYIIGGSTVSSAPWAAAVFSNGSFTCSGTIISANYVLTARHCVSGTMSVRVGSVNRTSGGVTRTVSSSSTRYDLALLRLSSSVSTTYMPLSSAYPPVGSTNSIYGWGMTCYSGCDASTTLKTATVSVTSTNATDAYNGRAIASTRVNGNAWRGDSGGPQVYNGAQVGVASTADGSSRQYYGSVAYNRAWITSVAGV, from the coding sequence GTGCGCATTCGCCTTCTGGCCGCCGCCACCGGTGTGATCGCGGCCCTGGTCGCCCCGTCCGCCGCGCAGGCCGCCGACCCGGTCACCCCCTACATCATCGGCGGGAGCACGGTCTCGTCCGCGCCCTGGGCCGCGGCCGTCTTCAGCAACGGCAGCTTCACCTGCTCCGGCACGATCATCTCGGCCAACTACGTCCTCACCGCACGGCACTGCGTCAGCGGGACGATGTCGGTACGCGTCGGCAGCGTGAACCGGACCTCCGGCGGCGTCACCCGGACCGTCTCGTCCAGCTCCACCCGGTACGACCTCGCGCTGCTGCGCCTGAGCAGCTCGGTGAGCACCACCTACATGCCGCTGTCCAGCGCGTACCCGCCGGTCGGCTCCACCAACAGCATCTACGGCTGGGGCATGACCTGCTACTCCGGCTGCGACGCGTCGACCACGCTGAAGACCGCCACGGTCTCGGTGACGTCGACCAACGCGACCGACGCCTACAACGGCCGGGCGATCGCCAGCACCCGCGTCAACGGGAACGCCTGGCGGGGCGACTCGGGTGGGCCGCAGGTCTACAACGGCGCCCAGGTGGGTGTCGCGTCGACCGCCGACGGCTCGAGCCGGCAGTACTACGGCAGCGTCGCCTACAACCGGGCGTGGATCACCTCGGTGGCCGGCGTCTAG
- the purS gene encoding phosphoribosylformylglycinamidine synthase subunit PurS: protein MARVVVDVMLKPEILDPQGQAVANALPRLGVTDVSSVRIGRRIEIDFTGEADLDRAREIADKLLANPVIEDYEVRLVEGAEVA from the coding sequence GTGGCTCGCGTCGTGGTCGACGTCATGCTCAAGCCGGAGATCCTGGACCCGCAGGGTCAAGCGGTGGCCAATGCGCTGCCCCGGCTCGGCGTCACCGATGTCTCGTCTGTCCGCATCGGTCGTCGGATCGAGATCGATTTCACCGGGGAGGCCGACCTCGATCGGGCCCGGGAGATCGCCGACAAGCTGCTCGCCAACCCGGTGATCGAGGACTACGAGGTTCGCCTCGTCGAGGGCGCGGAGGTCGCCTGA
- the purQ gene encoding phosphoribosylformylglycinamidine synthase subunit PurQ, with translation MTMRIGVVTFPGSLDDGDAARAARIAGAEAVRLWHGDPDLHGVDAVVLPGGFSYGDYLRCGAIARFAPVMESIIDAARGGLPVLGICNGFQVLCEAHLLPGALTRNQHLHFRNRDQWLKVEATGTAWTNAFTPGQEILIPVKNGEGCFVADTRTLDALEAEGRVIARYIKGNPNGSQRDIAGITNEAGNVVGIMPHPEHAVEALTGPSLDGLGFFTSVLRSLAKDGQLAGGQQ, from the coding sequence CTGACCATGCGGATCGGTGTGGTCACCTTCCCTGGTTCACTGGACGACGGGGACGCCGCCCGCGCCGCCCGGATCGCCGGGGCCGAGGCCGTGCGTCTCTGGCACGGCGACCCGGATCTGCACGGGGTCGACGCGGTCGTCCTTCCCGGCGGGTTCTCGTACGGCGACTATCTGCGCTGCGGCGCCATCGCCCGGTTCGCGCCGGTGATGGAGTCCATCATCGATGCGGCACGCGGCGGTCTGCCCGTGCTCGGCATCTGCAACGGTTTCCAGGTCCTCTGCGAGGCGCACCTGCTGCCCGGCGCGCTGACCCGGAACCAGCACCTGCACTTCCGTAACCGCGACCAGTGGCTCAAGGTCGAGGCCACCGGCACCGCCTGGACCAACGCCTTCACCCCCGGTCAGGAGATCCTGATCCCGGTGAAGAACGGTGAGGGCTGCTTCGTCGCGGACACCCGCACGCTCGACGCGCTCGAGGCGGAGGGCCGGGTCATCGCCCGCTACATCAAGGGCAACCCGAACGGCTCGCAGCGCGACATCGCCGGAATCACCAACGAGGCCGGCAACGTCGTCGGCATCATGCCGCACCCGGAACACGCCGTGGAGGCGCTGACCGGCCCGTCGCTCGACGGCCTCGGCTTCTTCACCTCCGTCCTGCGCAGTCTGGCGAAGGACGGTCAGCTCGCAGGGGGACAACAGTGA